gggatttttatacaggttcgggcccctgaattgtcaggtaataaccctacatcctgttggccgaagccggtattgctcttattcatgataatcacaccagtacaatatttagggtagcctatctaactgttgtcgacatggcggtctgacgatctgactcgtggtcgacaacagggtagcatttctcctcgaatccgtgcccggcgagatcagagatagcgctttcgtctctcctgacagtatccggagacaccatagggtactagccgtgcttatccctgaagtcgatatccggcgacgtgtcttggcgtatgtaggttTCTATGTTGTGActtctatgtcgattgtgttgggtgttgattgtctCGTGTATGTTGATTCTCTGTCCCATGGTGGGTGTTGATCCTCTGTCCCATGGTGGGTGTCCCCTTtactcctagggggccttgtatttatacccataggtgtccccttgtccaagtagaactaggcaaaccaatatggatacaatctgagtagtccttgtcgtttccatatagaactctggttgtctttccttatccagaactcctcctatatccgaaggttgcttCTGTAGGaaatggtatgtggtgggtcctgccgagatttagtcaactactattaggtatgtggtatccataaccctgacaaacaTTGACTTCAGTAGTTCTGAGGGACAATTAACAGATATCCTGAACTCCATTCTTGTCTTGGCATTGTAGAGGTCAGATCCTCAGCCGAACAAAAAGGGTAGCCGCTACCTCTCACCTATGCTAAGTCGCCATACTGTTACAACAGGTCCACCCCTCTATTTAAGAGAAAACCTTGGACATAGTCCGACTCTTATTCTATTTCTAACATCTAGTACAACTCCAAATCCTAAACTGTAATTACCGACTGTGTACACATATtcaacacaaactctaacaaactccaccctGGCGAATATGCTACGCCAATCTAAATTTGTTCCTTGCACGAACATCCATATACCAGGACTTGAGTTGGTTCTTTCATCGCTCACGCAGAGCGACAAGCCTACACCAGGCTCACTGTAAACAAGAGACTCTACTATTCATATAACTTCTTCCTCTTGACTCCACCTGCAACAATTAGGCTTAGAGATaatcaaaaaatatttgttcaaTCATGGATGGATACTTTGTAGCCCCCTTGTAATTTAactcttctattttttttaatatatataccgTAGGGGCCTCCCCTACTATTTTCTgttcaaaaaagaaaacagtGATCCACCTTCTCTCATATGACCATAGTCATCTTATCAGCAAGCAAAATTGAATTCCTTTCTAGCTATCACATCATAGACTCCCCGAAGACCATGTTCAACTCCATCTACCGTCTTAAATTTTACTTGATCTAATTCATGGTTACATAATCGGCGTCATGACCAAATAGATAAATCAATCTCATATGACACGAAGAGAACCTTTTCTTCCTTGATGTCTTATGAATCAAGCTAATCATTTGTGTCaaggataaggcatacctcctaTAAATGGGTTTGCGGTATACAAAATACAATATACCAAATAGTATGCAAGAAGGTATTCTTTCACTAAGAAAATACGGCGGACAAAGAAGGAAATTATCTCCCCGGAATAGAAGGTGATAAAGTCATAGTCGGGGAAGATAAGGTCTTCTCCATATCATGTTTTATTTCTCCTAGTCCTACTTGGAGAGGAAGATGATCTTCGCTATAAATACAGGACCACCTAGCAGGAGAGGGGACATGCCAACAACAACCAATATAGATCTAGACAAACCCAATGTAGGAGCCATATAGAGGCCAACATAAGGGATCTAACGCTACCTCCAATCTCGTCGAGTTCATATTCAAGGACGAATACTACACTGGTTGTCAAGTACATGTGAGAGCTCTATGCCACAAAGCCGACAAAGACTAGATTATgctatcccaaatattgtactctTGTGATATTGATATACAAAGGCAATACTGGACTCGACCAATATTGATATATCATCGCctctcacatcatttccacaatattttaacaaatctatctatcatttttataatatttaacatatacttatcaGCATGTTCCACATTATAGCGCGGGCATCATTTATTTGCTTATGATAAGTACTGATAAACCCTGAGTCCTgacattttattattttttttctttttactcttAGCTCAATTGTcgaaaaaatatattgaaattGCTTAGTAATTCCCACAGCAAAGCGTGGGGAATCACCTAGTTTAAGAGAGACCTAAGACAGAGTCCAACTCTTACTCTATTCCTAATAGCTAGAACAACTCCAAATCATAAACCGTAACTGACTTTATATACATATTCGACGCAAACTCTAATAGCTACACCCATCACTTGTGACGTCAACGCTATTACAGTCTGGGTTTGTCGTACCTAGAGTCAACCAAAACCATTCTTGCTAGATCTACTCGATTGCCAATCAACTGGTTGCCAAATCATGAACCCAGTACAAAGTATAAAGAATTGTCAATATGCATGGTGTTAAGTAAAAAGAGTCTAATactacactactagaaaaaaccaTTTTTGCAGACGTGGGCATTTTTTTCCCATGCGGGTAGACCTCTCGGAGCCAAACGGCAGCCTACGAAAATGACAACCGGGGTCGATACCGTCATCTACCTGCGAAGATAtattttttgcaggcggacgaCATAAGGCTCTGCCAGCGAAATCATCTTCGCAGATGGACGACATAAGGCTCCGCCTGCAACAATAATTTCATTTCCGCATACAGACCTCTTAAGGCGTCCGCCTGGAAAAATTCAATTTTCTCAGATGGGATCTTAAGTGGTCCATCTAGAAAATATAGAAACAGCAGTAGTAGCTATTAAATCGGCTaagtcctcttcctcctcttcttatCTCCTCGGCTTCTTCcccactccctctccctccactTCTTATCTCCTCACATCGGTATCTCCCCGGTGCGGCAGGCATGCCCCTCCCCGCGTGGCCCCCTCCTTATCTTCCTCTCAGATCTGCCCGGAGGGAGGCCGCCGACGGTGGCGGTGCCCCTCCctcggaggccggcggcggcggcacgactccctccctccctctttgTCTCACTCCAGCCCTAAGGGCGGACTGAGAGGGAGGCCGATGGTGGCCACATGACTCCCTCTCTCAATCCCAGAGGCGCCTCGGTGACAAGTAAGGGCGGCGGGAGCTCagctcctctctcccctcttcccctcttctcaTCCCCGCTTCTCCCCTCTAATcccggtggtggaggtggtggaggtgcggGATCCAGGATGCGGCAATGGTCAAGGAGGAGCGGCGAGGGGTGGAGCTCAGCAatggcgacgatgacgatgacagTGACAAGGGAGGGGcctcggcgatggcgacgacgactgtGACGACGGAGGGGCCTCatcgacagcgacgacgacacgGATGAGTTCAGTGGCCTCTTCCTCACAGATCCACCTGGCCCTAAGGGGGGACGGAGAGGGGAGGCCGGTAgcagcgtcggcggcggtgcggccccTCCCTGGCAcggtcctcccctccctccctccctccctcttcctctcagACCTGCCCGGAGGGGGACGGAGGGTGGAGGCCGGCCGTCACACagccctccccttcctccctccctcttctTCTCAGATCTGCCCGGAGGAGTAggctaccggcggcggcggttcccttccctcttcctctcagATCCATCTggaggggggaggccgccgctggcggcggcgcggacctcCCCTCTGCAGCAGTAGAGGGCGACAGGGAGGTGGCCGACGGCTGCGGAGCTACACCCTTCGACaatttttgcttgtttttttatgaTGTTAATCTGCAATGCAAGTCGGTTTTGTGGATTCGAATCCGAAGATCTTGTGTTCATGTATGGAGGATTGTGTTGATAAATGAATTATGATTGGATTTTGTTGAATGGATGGAGATTTTGGgataatttgtgatttgtgGGTGATACCCGAGGGcggggagtttttttttttttttgccgccaGAGACTATTTGCGGGCGGACTAACGTAGCACCTGGGAAGATTGAATTTTCGCCtatgaaaatgattttcgcaggcgttgGTCCACCTGTAAAAATTGATGATTTTCGCATGCCTTTAGGTACAGGCGGAAGatatgtccgcctgcgaaaacgTGTTTTGGCCgcttgaaaatattgtttattCTAGTAGTGCTAGTAAAACTATGGTCAATAAAGATTGCCCAAAATGAAATTTACTCTGTTTTTCAATAAAACTATCATCCTTTTAAATGACAAAAGAAATATTCTGATGTATGTTTCAGATTACGCTGAAAAAGCATTTGCcgagatatattttttttgatccAGACTTTGTGGGTCCACTGTTCAATTCAGACAAGTGGAAAGGGGATGTGCTGTGTGCGTTCTTTGTTATAACTGTGTATCCTGGAAATTAAGAGAAAGAATTGGTGAGTGACACATAGTGGATAAGTTAGGTGCTATACTTACCAGCCGAGGAGATAAGTTCGGTGTTATACGTACCAGCTAAGGACCATACCCATATCACCATATGTGCAGTCCTTTTCATGGTCTGCATGATTGCCCACACCAAATTGATCCCTTGGGTCGCAATATTCCATCCACGCGTCCCCCAAGCCCTAATCTACCTGACACATCGGACAATAGAATTCTCATGTAGGAGTACCTATCAGCTCCTTTCTCACCTTTCACTTTTCTTTTGCAGGAAGAAGATCATATCAGCTTATCAGGTCATGGTCAGGGCTCACAtgtatctattatctatctatctatctatctattatatactaaaagtccattaaacttcctacaaacgctacTAAGTTGCCACGTGtaccctacaaacgctctcaagctacCACTTGGCACTATGATAAATTATAAAACTTCTTaaatttctaagaaaaaaagcaaaacattcaaccattgattttcatttaatccGGTGGACCCAGTATTTTTAACCATTACAtcaatctataaaaaaaacaatcctcCAATCCCTACCAAGACTGTACGTGGAGTCGTAGTGCGTACTTACTTGGACAGCCCGTATGCCTAATCTCTTCCTCCTTCTCTGTTTCCTCTCGAGTAAATTTCACAGAACTATAGTTATTTTGTACAATTTATCACTACAGATTTAGTATgtccgtttatcacaaaactacatgtactttgtataatttatcacaaaactacagatttaaaaacttgtttcacaaaactatagatttagtgtattcgtttatcatagaactacacatttagtgtcttcatttatcacaaaactacaaatttagtgtctccattatcacaaaactacaggttaaAACCTGTGATAATGAAAACACTAAACCTGTAGCtttgtgataaatgaaaatattaaatctgcagttttgtgaaacaagttcttaaatctgtagttttgtgatatattgtgcATAATACTTGTAGTTCTGTGATAAACGaagatattaaatctgtagttttgtgaaataagttcttaaatctgtagttttgtgatagatcatacaaagtatatgtagttttatgaaatttactctttcttATTCCTATTTTTATATATTACAATATTAGTTAGAAAGCACAATAGATGAGCACAAttgatgattaaaaaaatataacatctAAATTGCTTATACTTAATCTTTCAAAAAGAATGTCACGTTTTGGTTATAATTTCTAACTTTTACATGCCATTTAAATAAttctaaaatattataaaaaataacaatatagaTTTTATCTTCAAACATAATTTCACAATAGTTAAAATAAACCAAAATGTTCCAAAAGAAATTACTCCCCTTTGGTAAgtcaaaataatataattatacgTGTTACAAACGCTCTTAAATCGTCACGTGactctctaataaattagaaaaaacccTACAAgttctaagaaaaaaagaaaaatatctttagcATTGATTTTCATCTAAAACGTTAGAGAAattaattttaaccattagatctatataaaATAGATCGATCACTTACGGATATGAGATCGGTTATATCTTCGGTCGTACACTTACGGAAGAAGAAAACATTACATAGTAGTCTAAAAAATTGagattcatttttctttctgaaactgaaaaaaatactaaaagtctattataCTTCCAATAAACATTCTTAAGCCACCGCGTGGACatcctacaaatgctcctaaatCGTCACGTGACGCTATAACAAATTAGATAATATCCTATAAAttctaaaagaagaaaaatatttcTTACCATCGGTTTTCATTCAAATCAGCAGAACtattgattttaattattaGATCTATATAAATGAATGGTGTGGGCCATGTACATCGATCTAACGCAAAggaaaatagatttgttatagcTTCATCCGTACATATAGAGTACAAAAGACATTGGATAGTAGTCTAAAAAATCGagattcatttttctttcttgaacttaaaaaaattaagactCTGATCGGTCACAGTTTTGCCCCCATCGACATTACTCGGGACACTATCAGTGTGACGGGGAAAATTAGCTTGGGACTACATGTGTGTATCACATATGGCCGAGCTAAAAGCTTTATCTACCAATTATTTTAGAAACTTAAAAGTTAAAAACTATTTAGTATTTAAACTATCATGGTTGTATAAATGGCTAATTCTTTCAAACAACAAAGATAAAATAGGGTAAGCATTGGAGGCTTCATATTTAGGATTATGCAATATAAATATAATCACTAAAGGCCTAATGCATGTTAGCTAAAATAAAATCACAAAGTGACCATTTGCATTATGTATATTCCTAATGTTTAATCATAAATTTTagagtaaaaatatttaaatcatgaCAACAATCATACCACACTACATAATAATCACACATGTGGAGTTATTTTTCGCAACGAAATTATGTTCATGCTAAGTTACATGGAGTCTCACACACTCTACACGAAATAATAAACTATCTCCCACACTGCGGAATCAATTTAGACTCGAGAAGGCTTTTTAgttgaaatatatattgtgtCACATGCACCCAAGGCATCCATTAATAAACAATGAGACAATCAAGTATACAGAGAAAAAAAGCAGGTGCATCTCAACAAAGGATACAGTAAGTTGTAAAATATGTAGCCAATTTGCTACATACCAAAAGGAACACCAAAAGTAACTATCAAGTTCTATTGATTGTTGGCAAACAATGATATGGGCACAAAGATTTGTATATACCATTATTTTCATAACCAATCAATGTGAAATGACAACATTAAGCCACTTTTCCAACTTTTTTAATTGAATGTACAATTGTGTTCATCACACTTCTAATCAGATGATTTCCGCGAGAATACTTTTCACATGTTCCTCAAATGTGTAGCCCCCTATGTGATGAGCCTTTTGCCTCGGACTCACCGGCTACCTTTAGAAATGACTTTTGTAATGTTTTTACACATAACTATTTTAGTGGAGTACTTAACCCACAAGGTAGCGTTGAAGCTTTTACACAGTGAACTATATTAGTGGAGCACTTAACCCACAAAGGTAGTATTGAATCAATCTACTCCCTTGGCTACAGGGAAAAAAGAAAGCTCATTTTACATCCTAATgatattttattcttttaaaCTTTTTACATAAAAGTAATATTTCGCTTTGACACATCAAGAGACGAAGGTCAATAATAATTAAACGAATACACAAAATTCGACGGCTTGCATGTAAATGCCTCTAAGGTGTCAATACAAAATCAATAGCATTTCTTATAACAATATGATTAGAAATTTCctactaatttttattttaagacTCATATTGACTaggtatttttttcttaaaaatactGTAGGATCCTACGTATGAGAATCACTATCTAAGATATGTATATTTGATCAATTTAAGAAGGAGATAGCAAGAtggtaaaaattatatatttatgagAAATTAAAGTTTCTCaagatttttaaagaaaaaatacaATGAATATTCCCTCACTTTAATTTAAACTTATTTTTGTTAGACCTGTTTTCGCAACGAAATAAAAACATGCCCGCgcaaatgcgcgggctaccttcctagttcatAGAACAATTATCCTTCataatacttcctctgttccataatataagggattttcagtttttgcttgcactgtttgaccactcatcttattcataaaaattttggaattttttttgacttactttattatccaaagtactttaagcacaacttttcgttttttatatttgcacaatttttttttgaataagatgagtggttaaacaatacaaataaaaactcaaaatctcttatattatgggacggagggactaCTAGTTGcaatattttttatagttttttataTTATCTGTTAGTAGATGTTTTTATATACCTGTCAGCGTATGTTTTTTATGTGTGATGGGATGTGTCGCCGCGTCATCGTGCCTATCTGATCTTTCTTCagtgttgcatgcatgcatcatccTTTTTTCCTGCGACCAAGGGAAGGCTGATCTGAAACTGGCGTGGCACCAGCCGTGTTTCATGTAAACATATCGCAGATAGCGCAGTACAACAAAATTAATCGAGCTAGGTAGGGCATAGGATCGGGTCGATCGAGGCGAAGACTTATCAGAAAATGATGGCCCGGCAGCATCGCATTCGTATGATGGCCTACCTAGCTGGATGGATTATGCCTGGATGCGGCTAATCGATCGGTGGCAACAACTACTCCTCCTCCGATTAATTAGTCCCAAAAATCTTTGAGAAATTTAATCAAACCAATAATGCACTGAGCCACTCACCTGCCTATAAAAGACGAgcctcgccgcggccgtcggAGAGATCAGCGAGCAACACAACCGCCACACCCAGCTAAGCGCCggtcgaccgatcgatcgatcgatatggGCTCGctgagaggaggcggcggcggcggcggaggaggaagaggagattgcAGTAAGCAGGAGGAGACGGAGAGGGTGATGAGGAGCGTGGACGCGGAGGAGGCGTGCGCGCTGCTGAGCTCGGGGAGGCACCAATACCTGGACGTGAGGATGTGGGAGGACTTTGACAAGggccacgtcgccggcgcccgcAACGTGCCCTACTACCTCTCCGTGACGCCGCGCGCCAAGGAGAAGAACCCGCACTTCGTCCAGCAGGTGGCCGCCCTCTACCACGCCCACGACCACATCATCGTCGTAAGTATTTAATTTTCCATCCTCTTTCGATCTATAGCTGTTCTTCTACTGATCCAATTAAGTGCAATATTGCTGGGTAACAATTTAGAGATTATGGATTTTATCATTTATGTGGTATTGTGGTGGCGGTGATGATGCAGGGTTGCCGCTCCGGCGTCCGGTCCAAGCTCGCCACGGCAGACCTTGTCGCCGCGGTATGTACGCCCCTGCCTTGCCTTGATCTACAAATTTCTCAGCTATTCAGTGAAGGAATTGAATTGAATATATGCGCACGCAGGGATTCAAGAACGTGAGGATCCTTGAAGGCGGCTACCTCTCCTTGCTCCGCGCTGCTAATCAACAATAACCGCACCCGAGCCTGATTTTTTACCTACAGATCATGCCCACTAATTATATAATACTACGGAGGAGTACTACTTTTTCTTCGGGGGTGATTATATACTAATACTATACTTGTCGCTCGCTACAGATTATTGAGATGTGGCAGCTTGATTATTGCTCAAGACAAGACGACGATCGAAGCAGAACATAGTTCAAGATGTTtccgatcgatccatccatcggtTGAATGTATATGCGACTATATATGTTCGGTCGGTCAAAATATGTAAATAAGTCGACCTTAATTGCTTGAGAGAATTGATGGAGCACTATACCGACTGTTAAAATTTTCAATGAAAAGCTAGGTAAAATAACTAGCTTGAGATAGAGGTGTTTTGGGGATACAAAGGTGAAATGGAAGCGGAGATCGGGAATCTCCTTCCCAAATTCCATTTCTCCAATCCCAATTCCCTAACTTCTTCTTCCCGATCTCTGCTTCAATTTCACCCAATTTGTATCCATAAAACACTTTTATTCTCAGGTTTTTTATTACCTCATTGTCCGCTATCACGGAACCTTATATTAATGCTGGTGGCTCCGTACAAGGCTCGCTACTCCTTCCACAAGGTTCACTATTTCCGCTGCGAACCATTTTGTGGAAGAAGTGACAAGCCCGTACGGGAGTAGCGGTGGCGACTCCCATCTTCTCTCCCGGCGTGGTGGCCATTTGGAGCTCAGGGACCACCCCTATCTAACCGCACGGAGCTCATGGGCCGTCAGGTCTAGCGGCCATGCTGGATCCGGCCAGGTGCAAGTGCGATGGCTACTCCACCATGCCAATGACAAGTAGGAATTGCAACGTGTGAGGAGTTGGTAGAACGTCTCTGCATAATTCTCTTTGCCCTTTTACATcaaggaaaataataaaataacaataggATGCATGTGTATATTAGTGTG
This genomic window from Oryza sativa Japonica Group chromosome 12, ASM3414082v1 contains:
- the LOC4352104 gene encoding thiosulfate sulfurtransferase 18, with the protein product MGSLRGGGGGGGGGRGDCSKQEETERVMRSVDAEEACALLSSGRHQYLDVRMWEDFDKGHVAGARNVPYYLSVTPRAKEKNPHFVQQVAALYHAHDHIIVGCRSGVRSKLATADLVAAGFKNVRILEGGYLSLLRAANQQ